The Accipiter gentilis chromosome 14, bAccGen1.1, whole genome shotgun sequence genome contains a region encoding:
- the LOC126045732 gene encoding beta-1,3-galactosyl-O-glycosyl-glycoprotein beta-1,6-N-acetylglucosaminyltransferase 7-like: MNPLDATKSGFLVCIAVCMFIYTFIYLKDTLSEEPNEQKFNANIAECGFYPDELCSALFMGKTAAFKIGNFCQNTHQPKPLSCIQTSCNCSMVLKTLHFITRPLSDEEGNFSLAYIITIHKELEMFVKLLRAIYMPQNIYCIHVDEKSPKDYKAAVENIVNCFENIFISSKRESVVYAGFSRLQADINCMRDLAHSKIQWNYVINLCGQDYPIKTNKDIIQYIKSKWNGKNMTPGVVQPLHMKHRTEVSYREYVHSGMSYVYPTKNIKAKPPYNLTIYFGSAYYILTKEFVEFILTDARAKDLLEWSRDTYSPDEHYWVTLNRLNDAPGATPNADWEGNIRAIKWKDQEGTIHNGCKGHYIRDICVYGLGDLQWIIESPHLFANKFEPATYPLVMDCLERRYRLKVLHQAKVPIEDHWRFQEENYFNMKLNV; this comes from the exons atgaaCCCACTTGATGCAACAAAATCAGGATTTTTAGTGTGCATTGCTGTCTGTATGTTCATCTACACTTTTATCTACCTAAAGGATACGCTTTCTGAAGAGccaaatgaacaaaaatttaaTGCAAATATAGCAGAGTGTGGTTTTTACCCAGATGAACTTTGTTCAGCTCTTTTTATGGGGAAAACTGCTGCCTTTAAAATTGGAAACTTTTGTCAGAATACCCACCAACCTAAACCACTCAGCTGCATTCAGACTTCATGCAACTGCTCCATGGTTTTGAAGACTCTGCATTTCATCACAAGACCACTGTCAGATGAAGAGGGAAATTTCTCATTGGCATACATTATCACAATTCACAAGGAGCTGGAAATGTTTGTAAAGCTGCTAAGAGCTATTTATATGCCTCAGAATATTTACTGCATACATGTTGATGAAAAGTCACCAAAAGATTATAAAGCTGCTGTAGAAAACATTGTTaattgctttgaaaatatttttatttcctcaaaaaGAGAAAGCGTTGTTTACGCAGGATTTTCAAGATTACAAGCTGATATTAATTGCATGAGAGATCTAGCTCATTCCAAAATTCAGTGGAATTATGTTATTAATCTATGTGGTCAAGATTAtcccattaaaacaaacaaagacattatacaatacatcaaaagTAAATGGAATGGTAAAAATATGACTCCTGGGGTAGTCCAACCACTTCACATGAAACACAGGACAGAGGTTAGTTACAGAGAATATGTACATTCTGGAATGTCATACGTGTATCCAACAAAGAATATAAAAGCTAAACCTCCATATAATTTGACAATATATTTTGGTAGTGCCTATTACATACTCACTAAAGAATTTGTAGAGTTTATATTGACTGATGCACGTGCAAAAGATTTGCTTGAATGGTCAAGAGACACGTACAGTCCGGATGAACACTACTGGGTCACACTGAATCGTTTAAATG ATGCTCCAGGGGCTACACCCAATGCAGACTGGGAAGGAAACATACGGGCCATTAAATGGAAAGATCAAGAAGGAACCATACACAACGGCTGCAAAG GTCATTACATCAGAGACATTTGTGTCTATGGACTAGGGGATTTGCAGTGGATTATTGAGTCACCTCATCTGTTTGCCAACAAATTTGAGCCTGCAACATATCCACTTGTTATGGACTGCCTAGAGAGACGCTACAGGCTTAAAGTACTGCACCAGGCAAAAGTCCCAATTGAAGATCACTGGCGTTTTCAGGAAGAGAACTACTTCAACATGAAGCTGAATGTTTGA